One genomic segment of Ancylobacter sp. IITR112 includes these proteins:
- a CDS encoding phage tail assembly protein, translated as MAMITLKRAVEFDGKTFSSIDIDEPTVGGIEAYEKAKAEGATELGATVAMLAVDTGWPEGALRKVRASDLATISGAMAPFLAAPANGAIGA; from the coding sequence ATGGCCATGATTACCCTTAAGCGCGCCGTCGAATTCGACGGCAAGACCTTCTCGTCGATCGACATCGACGAGCCGACTGTCGGCGGCATCGAAGCCTATGAGAAGGCCAAGGCGGAGGGCGCAACCGAGCTTGGCGCCACTGTCGCCATGCTCGCGGTAGACACGGGGTGGCCCGAGGGCGCCCTGCGCAAGGTTCGCGCCTCTGACCTGGCCACCATCTCGGGGGCGATGGCGCCTTTTTTGGCCGCTCCCGCGAATGGCGCCATTGGCGCCTGA
- a CDS encoding phage tail tape measure protein: MARSETASLIVSLIDKVTVPARKAAASIRGIGAAAKLVDGTMAGRLSASLEANSRHLDVLRGRMVEATATAWALQRALAAPIQSAMAFESAMADVTKVVDFDGAAGLAAFKKDLLDLSARLPVAVTGLAEIAAAAGQAGIAGAELAKFTEGAAKIGVAFDISAGAAGDAMAKLRTGLGYSTDETFRLADAMNELSNRQASSASDVLDFTTRVGAQAKMFGFAAEQAAAFGSAMISAGAAPEVAATSFNNMGRALTKGAAATKAQRSAFKALGLDAVAVSKAMQKDASGTTLKVMDRIAKLPAHQRASIVSQLFGDEARALGPLLTNLDLLRQSLGIVADETQYAGSASREYEARSKTTANALQLFRNQIERLSISIGSALLPALSSITESLAPFVDRLAEMAAQYPRLTAAVVGTTAALVAFRVASIAAAFAAATLRGGALAAALVGVRGLGAAAAVATLALAPFRAALTGARSAMLGFALAARIGGIGTALSVLGSSVLAMVNPMNLAAVAVRTLGTALRVAFIGSGVGAIIAGIAAAGAFIYENWNGLGEMFSSFGKSFMDALGPARPAVEGFASAVSAIWDKVTGLLGPIDETGAKWRAWGETLGAIAGGGVASLIAGIDRVAGAIRSVVEWARAGAQALGSFFGMGNAASPAGPSSASGAASYAPSGGAAPAPVPAPAIDGARARGGPVRAGGTYLVGEEGPEIFSPRQSGEIISNDALGARSGNSNRSSPAGATQSPSRDASAPVTLAPVFHIAGSNADEIVEKVMARLERLSQEAARGVFGDYGLDPA; this comes from the coding sequence ATGGCCCGTTCTGAGACCGCTTCCCTTATTGTCTCGCTGATCGACAAGGTAACGGTTCCGGCCCGCAAAGCCGCCGCCTCGATCCGAGGCATCGGCGCGGCTGCAAAGCTTGTCGACGGGACCATGGCGGGGCGCCTGTCGGCCTCTCTCGAGGCGAATAGCCGCCACCTCGACGTATTGCGCGGCCGCATGGTGGAGGCCACCGCGACGGCGTGGGCGCTTCAGCGCGCCCTCGCCGCTCCGATCCAGTCGGCCATGGCCTTTGAGAGCGCCATGGCCGATGTAACCAAAGTTGTCGACTTTGACGGAGCGGCCGGCCTCGCCGCATTCAAAAAGGACCTTTTGGACCTTTCGGCCCGGCTCCCTGTCGCCGTCACTGGCCTGGCAGAAATCGCGGCAGCCGCCGGACAGGCCGGCATCGCGGGCGCCGAACTCGCCAAGTTTACCGAGGGCGCCGCTAAGATCGGCGTGGCGTTCGATATCTCGGCGGGCGCGGCGGGCGACGCCATGGCGAAGCTGCGCACCGGGCTCGGCTACTCCACCGATGAGACGTTCCGCCTGGCCGATGCGATGAACGAGCTGTCGAACCGGCAGGCCTCGAGCGCATCCGACGTTCTCGACTTCACCACGCGCGTCGGTGCCCAGGCGAAGATGTTCGGATTTGCGGCTGAGCAGGCCGCAGCGTTCGGTTCTGCCATGATCAGCGCGGGCGCCGCTCCCGAAGTTGCCGCCACCTCCTTCAACAACATGGGGCGGGCTCTCACCAAGGGAGCCGCCGCGACCAAGGCGCAGCGCAGCGCGTTCAAGGCCCTTGGCCTGGACGCCGTGGCCGTGTCCAAGGCCATGCAGAAAGACGCGAGCGGCACCACGCTCAAGGTCATGGATCGGATAGCGAAGCTACCCGCGCATCAGCGGGCTTCGATCGTCTCGCAGTTGTTCGGAGATGAAGCGCGCGCGCTCGGGCCGCTCCTCACCAATCTTGACCTACTGCGCCAGTCGCTCGGTATCGTCGCGGACGAGACGCAGTACGCCGGATCGGCGAGCCGGGAATATGAGGCTCGGTCAAAGACCACCGCGAACGCGCTTCAGCTCTTTCGAAACCAGATCGAGCGCTTATCCATCTCGATCGGGAGCGCGCTGCTACCCGCCCTTTCCAGCATCACCGAGTCGCTGGCGCCGTTCGTGGACCGGCTCGCCGAGATGGCGGCGCAATATCCCCGCCTCACCGCCGCCGTTGTCGGGACCACAGCCGCCCTAGTTGCCTTCCGCGTTGCTTCGATCGCCGCCGCCTTTGCCGCTGCCACGTTGCGCGGTGGAGCGCTCGCCGCCGCCCTGGTCGGCGTCCGTGGCCTTGGCGCCGCCGCCGCAGTCGCTACGCTGGCGCTCGCCCCCTTCCGTGCCGCACTGACTGGCGCTCGATCGGCAATGCTCGGCTTTGCCCTCGCCGCCCGCATCGGCGGCATCGGCACTGCCCTGTCGGTGCTTGGCTCGTCCGTCTTGGCCATGGTCAACCCCATGAACCTCGCCGCCGTTGCAGTGCGCACTCTCGGCACCGCCCTGCGCGTCGCCTTCATCGGCTCCGGTGTCGGCGCCATCATCGCCGGCATCGCGGCGGCAGGCGCCTTCATCTACGAAAACTGGAATGGCCTGGGCGAAATGTTCTCCTCCTTCGGCAAGTCCTTCATGGATGCGCTGGGTCCGGCCAGGCCGGCGGTGGAAGGCTTCGCCTCCGCGGTCTCCGCGATATGGGACAAGGTCACGGGCCTCCTTGGCCCGATTGACGAGACCGGCGCCAAGTGGCGGGCATGGGGCGAGACGCTCGGGGCGATTGCCGGCGGTGGCGTCGCATCGTTGATTGCCGGCATCGATCGTGTTGCGGGCGCGATCCGCTCGGTTGTCGAATGGGCACGGGCCGGAGCCCAGGCCCTAGGAAGCTTCTTCGGCATGGGCAACGCAGCGAGCCCGGCCGGGCCGTCTTCCGCGTCCGGCGCTGCTTCCTATGCCCCGAGCGGCGGCGCGGCTCCGGCCCCTGTCCCTGCCCCCGCAATCGACGGGGCGCGGGCGCGCGGGGGGCCGGTGCGTGCGGGCGGCACCTATCTCGTTGGCGAGGAAGGTCCGGAGATTTTCAGCCCGAGGCAGTCCGGCGAGATTATTTCCAACGACGCGTTGGGCGCTCGGTCGGGCAACTCCAACCGTTCCAGTCCCGCAGGTGCCACTCAGTCGCCGAGCCGCGACGCAAGCGCACCCGTCACGCTAGCGCCCGTGTTCCACATCGCCGGCAGCAACGCCGACGAGATCGTCGAGAAGGTCATGGCTCGCCTCGAGCGCCTTTCCCAAGAGGCGGCGCGCGGGGTCTTTGGAGACTATGGCCTCGATCCGGCGTGA
- a CDS encoding CHAD domain-containing protein, translated as MPEKVSDISTAAVDSPTAPPPGPPSRLAVAFGAAYAEARDALALRDPEAAVHGVRKGFKRLRALLRLAGAAPEREVAQRARAARRSLAATARHLAQARDAAAREDALDDLVAKAGLTKASRRAAGRAFAPPPARTSHQAREGGVGDHGATLEAEMAALAAALPQLGDALDDDALVAALAASYASGRRAGRRVDPADEESLHELRKEVITLRYQMELVVFAWPALGQFWVDELQRLRDKLGKHHDLAVLRARAEAHPVRADGRPAWRAELLAAIEARQAKLAASALLLHARLFAERPKAFRRRLSAYMSAVSDRK; from the coding sequence ATGCCGGAGAAGGTTTCGGACATCTCGACCGCCGCGGTGGATAGTCCGACCGCGCCGCCGCCCGGCCCGCCCTCGCGGCTGGCGGTGGCGTTCGGCGCCGCCTATGCCGAGGCCCGCGACGCGCTGGCGCTGCGCGATCCCGAAGCGGCGGTGCATGGGGTGCGCAAGGGCTTCAAGCGGCTGCGGGCGCTGCTGCGGCTGGCCGGCGCCGCGCCGGAGCGCGAAGTGGCCCAGCGCGCCCGCGCCGCCCGCCGCTCGCTGGCTGCGACCGCGCGCCATCTCGCCCAGGCCCGCGATGCCGCCGCGCGCGAGGACGCGCTGGACGATCTCGTCGCCAAGGCCGGCCTGACAAAAGCCAGCCGCCGCGCCGCCGGCCGCGCCTTCGCCCCGCCGCCCGCCCGCACATCCCATCAGGCGCGCGAGGGCGGCGTCGGCGACCATGGCGCCACGCTGGAGGCGGAAATGGCCGCGCTCGCCGCCGCCCTGCCGCAGCTCGGCGACGCCCTGGACGACGACGCGCTGGTCGCGGCGCTGGCCGCCTCCTATGCCAGCGGCCGGCGCGCCGGGCGGCGGGTCGATCCGGCCGACGAGGAGAGCCTGCACGAACTGCGCAAGGAGGTGATCACCCTGCGCTACCAGATGGAACTGGTCGTCTTCGCCTGGCCGGCGCTCGGCCAGTTCTGGGTCGACGAATTGCAGCGGCTGCGCGACAAGCTCGGCAAGCATCACGATCTCGCCGTGCTGCGCGCCCGCGCCGAGGCGCATCCGGTGCGCGCCGACGGGCGCCCGGCCTGGCGGGCGGAACTGCTCGCTGCCATCGAGGCCCGGCAGGCCAAGCTCGCCGCCTCCGCCCTGCTGCTGCACGCCCGCCTGTTCGCGGAGCGCCCAAAGGCCTTTCGCCGCCGGCTGTCCGCCTATATGTCTGCTGTATCCGACAGGAAATAA
- a CDS encoding LysR family transcriptional regulator: MFVRQMHYLVALAREEHFGRAAEACHVTQPTLSAGLRKLEQELGVPLVVRGHRFLGFTAEGERVLGWARQIVADYESLKQEKAETGSPITGTLRVGAIPAATAAAPALLAPFRTRHPGVTVQMLTLSSAAIQRGLDAMELDAGITYLDNEPLNRVRRLPLYREHYVFITRPDEPLARRRSLSWAEAAAQPLCLLTPDMQNRRIIDQVMAEAGIRSAPAVETNSFMGVWSFVRGGPWNSIVPEASFRGLGEGTDLAALPLVDPVHVQPIGLVLAERDPLSPVAGALYKLAQGLGRDGVLEKLFN, from the coding sequence ATGTTCGTGCGGCAGATGCACTATCTCGTCGCCCTCGCCCGCGAAGAACATTTCGGCCGCGCCGCCGAGGCCTGCCATGTCACCCAGCCCACCCTCTCGGCCGGGCTGCGCAAGCTGGAGCAGGAGCTCGGTGTGCCGCTGGTGGTTCGCGGCCATCGCTTTCTCGGCTTCACCGCGGAAGGCGAGCGGGTGCTTGGCTGGGCCCGGCAGATCGTCGCCGATTATGAAAGCCTGAAGCAGGAAAAGGCGGAAACCGGCAGCCCGATCACCGGCACGCTGCGCGTCGGCGCCATTCCCGCCGCGACCGCCGCCGCGCCGGCACTGCTCGCCCCCTTCCGCACCCGGCATCCCGGCGTGACGGTGCAGATGCTCACCCTGTCCTCCGCCGCCATCCAGCGCGGGCTGGACGCGATGGAGCTCGACGCCGGCATCACCTATCTCGACAATGAGCCGTTGAACCGCGTGCGCCGCCTGCCGCTCTATCGTGAGCACTACGTGTTCATCACCCGGCCGGACGAGCCGCTGGCGCGGCGGCGCAGCCTGAGCTGGGCGGAAGCGGCGGCGCAGCCCTTGTGCCTGCTCACCCCCGACATGCAGAACCGTCGCATCATCGACCAGGTAATGGCAGAGGCCGGCATCCGCTCCGCCCCGGCGGTGGAGACCAATTCCTTCATGGGCGTGTGGTCCTTCGTGCGCGGCGGGCCGTGGAACAGCATCGTGCCCGAGGCGAGTTTCCGCGGGCTGGGCGAGGGCACCGATCTCGCCGCGCTGCCGCTGGTCGATCCCGTGCATGTGCAGCCGATCGGGCTGGTGCTGGCCGAGCGCGATCCGCTCAGCCCGGTGGCCGGCGCGCTCTACAAGCTGGCGCAGGGTCTCGGCCGCGACGGCGTACTTGAGAAACTCTTCAACTAG
- a CDS encoding NAD-dependent formate dehydrogenase, protein MAKVLCVLYDDPIDGYPTTYARDDLPKIDHYPGGQTLPTPKAIDFQPGTMLGSVSGELGLRKYLESNGHTLVVTSDKDGPDSVFERELVDADIVISQPFWPAYLTPERFAKAKNLKLALTAGIGSDHVDLQSAIDRGVTVAEVTYCNSISVAEHVVMMILGLVRNYLPAHDWARKGGWNIADCVKHSYDLEAMSVGTVAAGRIGLAVLRRLAPFDVKLHYTDRHRLPESVEKELNLTWHDSPADMYPHCDVVTLNCPLHPETEHMVNEETLKLFKRGAYIVNTARGKLCDRDAIARALENGTLAGYAGDVWFPQPAPADHPWRTMAWNGMTPHMSGTSLTAQTRYAAGTREILECFFEGRPIRDEYLIVQGGNLAGVGAHSYSKGNATGGSEEAAKFKKAV, encoded by the coding sequence ATGGCGAAGGTTCTGTGCGTTCTCTACGATGATCCGATCGACGGCTACCCCACCACCTATGCCCGCGACGACCTGCCGAAGATCGACCACTATCCCGGCGGCCAGACCCTGCCGACGCCCAAGGCGATCGACTTCCAGCCCGGCACCATGCTGGGCAGCGTCTCCGGCGAGCTGGGCCTGCGCAAATATCTCGAATCCAACGGCCACACGCTGGTGGTGACCTCCGACAAGGACGGGCCGGACTCGGTGTTCGAGCGCGAGCTGGTCGATGCCGACATCGTCATTTCCCAGCCCTTCTGGCCGGCCTATCTCACGCCCGAGCGCTTCGCCAAGGCGAAGAATCTGAAGCTGGCGCTGACCGCCGGCATCGGCTCCGATCATGTCGATCTTCAGTCGGCTATTGACCGTGGCGTCACCGTTGCGGAAGTCACCTATTGCAACTCGATCAGCGTCGCCGAGCATGTGGTGATGATGATCCTCGGCCTGGTGCGCAACTATCTTCCCGCGCATGACTGGGCGCGCAAGGGCGGCTGGAACATAGCCGACTGTGTGAAGCACTCCTACGACCTCGAAGCCATGAGCGTCGGCACGGTCGCCGCCGGCCGCATCGGCCTCGCCGTGCTGCGCCGGCTGGCGCCCTTCGATGTGAAGCTGCACTACACCGACCGTCACCGCCTGCCGGAATCGGTCGAGAAGGAGTTGAACCTCACCTGGCACGACAGCCCGGCCGACATGTACCCGCATTGCGACGTGGTCACGCTGAACTGCCCGCTGCATCCCGAGACCGAGCATATGGTCAATGAAGAGACGCTGAAGCTGTTCAAGCGCGGCGCCTATATCGTCAACACCGCCCGCGGCAAGCTGTGCGACCGCGACGCCATCGCCCGCGCGCTGGAGAACGGCACCCTTGCCGGCTATGCCGGCGATGTGTGGTTCCCGCAGCCGGCTCCGGCCGATCACCCCTGGCGCACCATGGCGTGGAACGGCATGACGCCGCACATGTCCGGCACCTCGCTCACCGCCCAGACCCGCTATGCCGCCGGCACGCGGGAAATCCTCGAATGCTTCTTCGAGGGCCGGCCGATCCGCGACGAATATCTCATTGTCCAGGGCGGCAACCTCGCCGGGGTCGGCGCGCATTCCTATTCCAAGGGCAATGCCACCGGCGGCTCGGAAGAAGCGGCGAAGTTCAAGAAGGCAGTCTGA
- a CDS encoding IS3 family transposase (programmed frameshift), producing MRKSRFSEEQIIGILKEHQAGIPVVDLCRKHGISDATFYTWRTKYGGMEVSDARNLKALEEENRKLKKLLAESMLDVATLREALGKKLLTPSSRRKVVTWAIEEKGYSQRRACGLIGIEPKTYRYASTRGDDTALRQRLRELASLRRRFGYRRLLILLRREGKEINHKKLFRLYREERLSVRRRGGRKRALGTRAPMTLPQAPNQRWSLDFVSDVLADGRRFRVLVIVDDFTRECLALVADTSLSSHRVVRELDAIIQRRGKPLMVVSDNGTELTSHAVLRWQQDTGVEWHYIAPGKPVQNAFVESLNGRFRDECLNEHLFQGLPMARRIIEAWRIDYNGHRPHTSLGGLTPNEFAARSRQDHNQNGFWL from the exons ATGCGCAAGAGCCGGTTCAGCGAGGAACAGATCATCGGGATCCTGAAGGAGCACCAGGCCGGAATCCCGGTCGTGGACCTCTGCCGGAAGCACGGGATCAGCGACGCGACCTTCTACACGTGGCGCACGAAGTACGGCGGGATGGAGGTGTCCGACGCCCGCAACCTTAAGGCGCTCGAGGAGGAAAACCGGAAGCTGAAGAAGCTTCTGGCCGAGTCGATGCTCGACGTAGCCACTCTCCGCGAGGCTCTTGGAA AAAAACTTCTGACGCCCAGTTCCCGGAGGAAGGTCGTGACCTGGGCGATCGAGGAGAAGGGCTACTCGCAGCGGCGTGCGTGCGGCCTCATCGGCATCGAGCCGAAGACCTATCGCTACGCCTCGACGCGAGGCGACGATACCGCGCTCCGCCAGCGCCTTCGTGAGCTGGCGAGCTTGCGTCGGCGGTTCGGCTATCGGCGTCTGCTGATCCTGCTTCGGCGAGAGGGCAAGGAGATCAACCACAAGAAGCTCTTCAGGCTCTACCGCGAGGAGCGGCTGTCGGTGCGCCGTCGCGGCGGACGCAAGCGAGCGCTTGGCACGCGAGCGCCGATGACCTTGCCGCAGGCACCCAACCAGCGATGGAGCCTGGACTTCGTCTCCGATGTGCTCGCGGACGGACGCCGGTTCCGCGTGCTGGTGATCGTCGACGACTTCACCCGGGAGTGCCTGGCGCTCGTGGCCGACACGTCGCTGTCGAGCCACCGGGTCGTACGGGAGCTGGACGCCATCATCCAACGTCGTGGCAAGCCGCTCATGGTCGTCAGCGACAACGGCACCGAACTGACCTCGCACGCGGTCCTGCGTTGGCAGCAGGACACAGGTGTCGAGTGGCACTACATCGCTCCCGGCAAGCCGGTTCAGAACGCCTTCGTCGAGAGCCTGAACGGCCGCTTCCGCGACGAATGTCTGAACGAGCACCTGTTCCAGGGCTTGCCGATGGCACGTCGGATCATCGAAGCTTGGCGGATCGACTACAACGGCCACCGGCCTCACACGAGCCTCGGCGGCCTTACCCCAAACGAGTTCGCAGCCCGGTCCAGGCAGGACCACAACCAGAACGGATTCTGGTTATGA